In Corythoichthys intestinalis isolate RoL2023-P3 chromosome 4, ASM3026506v1, whole genome shotgun sequence, a genomic segment contains:
- the LOC130915173 gene encoding C-X-C chemokine receptor type 3-like, with protein MDVHLDGLFNLNVSYDYDEDYVYKDDDPDLKGGQAVWIPLVYSVVLILGLFGNGLLLAALALKKRAWRTSDTFILHLSVADVLLLITLPLWAAQATQSCGWCIGLALCRISAVIFKLNFFCGIFLLAIICLDRYLSLVHAKQLYSHKKPMLTHLSCLSVWLVSLLLTIPEWLYMPLERHPWKEEKTQCFLGLYTANKHLGSRISHHVFSAAAGVVIFFSCGTPWLQRSAKTIRKRVVTLILVGVFSLCWIPYNVVLVIDTFRGTETTSDALSGLPRSSRRTALKVTAVLGCVHACLRPLLYLGLSSDFRKWTLAMLSCVRAEPKGSVWELGVGDDALLEQNPETEQLKQLASVDQQVQVKMAT; from the exons ATGGACGTCCACCTGGATGGATTGTTCAACCTAAACGTCAGCTACGACTACGACGAGGACTACGTGTATAAAGATGACGATCCAGATTTAAAGGGAGGACAAGCAGTGTGGATCCCTCTTGTCTACTCAGTTGTGCTGATCCTAGGTCTATTCGGGAACGGGCTGCTTTTGGCGGCGCTGGCGCTGAAGAAGCGAGCGTGGAGAACGTCAGACACATTCATTCTCCACCTGAGTGTGGCCGACGTCCTGCTGCTCATCACGCTGCCCCTGTGGGCCGCACAAGCCACACAGAGTTGCGGTTGGTGCATCGGACTCGCTCTTTGCAGGATCAGCGCAGTTATTTTTAAG CTCAACTTCTTCTGCGGGATCTTTCTCCTGGCCATCATCTGTTTGGACCGCTACCTGTCACTGGTCCATGCCAAGCAGCTGTACTCCCACAAGAAACCCATGTTGACCCACCTTAGCTGCCTTTCAGTGTGGCTAGTCTCCCTGCTCCTTACCATTCCAGAGTGGCTCTACATGCCGTTGGAGCGCCATCCGTGGAAGGAGGAGAAAACCCAGTGCTTCCTCGGTCTCTACACTGCAAACAAACACCTGGGGTCGCGCATCTCCCACCATGTGTTCAGCGCGGCTGCCGGGGTGGTCATCTTCTTCTCCTGTGGGACACCATGGCTCCAGCGCTCAGCTAAAACCATCCGAAAGAGAGTGGTCACACTTATTCTGGTTGGGGTCTTCTCACTCTGCTGGATTCCGTATAACGTCGTACTCGTCATTGACACGTTTCGTGGCACAGAGACGACCTCGGACGCTTTATCCGGGCTTCCCCGAAGCTCACGGAGGACTGCCCTGAAAGTCACGGCTGTATTGGGCTGCGTTCACGCTTGCCTCAGGCCGTTGCTCTACCTCGGCCTGAGCAGCGATTTTAGGAAGTGGACTCTTGCGATGCTGAGTTGCGTCAGAGCGGAACCTAAGGGATCCGTGTGGGAGTTGGGAGTAGGCGACGACGCCCTGCTTGAGCAGAACCCAGAGACCGAGCAGCTGAAGCAGCTTGCCAGCGTGGACCAGCAAGTGCAGGTGAAAATGGCCACGTAG